A single Phragmites australis chromosome 4, lpPhrAust1.1, whole genome shotgun sequence DNA region contains:
- the LOC133915176 gene encoding uncharacterized protein LOC133915176 isoform X1, which yields MSSCSYHSPRFSEDIAWLPQWLQPHRPPTVGGHRKETTGVLSPSCENCVFIGDPSHEHQNCQNDMVDAGGYSGFILRLSGDEDTPAASTPISSNVLPFSLHLSSESAAELSLVEGNDNPQVLNSGMCKSPYQGFCADGQEEEVNAVSQNQFEAKDPQADKLPEVCKVVSKEINKPLNASRHKKHDVSGGKVDVRKLRNADENDAIELSIAASEAMVIAEMILADSQSDKLAAAALEAALHVKEARKQLFFEEPEHACGSSEIDLDETDWLAELDEADMGDVFQDVGLSLVHIACSYQDQNTGDLKQQNSQPSCPPCDADTHILESCSSENQNKRWNNQNADSTDHISDSFANNQSAGVLPNEPTPSYDSVKQAALGKTISCSRNKKTGLQVSAQNNAALHGCWQPLVTNQNIHKQGGVAAQMIVGTKKHVKDLFNKETSFISESISIDECCSTSRAASMEIISSSRASFHCKTEGFCEENEGAEAEELCQVVCSSLSLVDPLCSIVPCSISCDEGPNSQAPVCKQNEGNEGLTSQAPECEESKGEEKEFMYPKESPRMQDLDGEAGPSCVPLVKSPESNVPFRRRKYSSLRPFSTIAPKSNMLGGTSTCNADVAVCRQERFTPITLNKNIQRVQATKQFTENNVEAGSLQDFTVVQKKPYYSQDASEHQIREQQISREVCQSTVNLNVGKQYLKRKRVQFSEAKLCSRRTRSNRRMLSKSRFSRSDSRVEETLDTCEYIDSKEAIFQGVEFLLTGLHNHKEKEIESLIRKFGGYVLSKVPQFPLDKRKNMAEFPSWKPPTVLSPKKVSTAKFLYGCAIDAWMLNPNWLFDSLQAGVLLPPGKYLIRQRSAMKRSLAFGYSLHPKCNTLIFDGVGFLIHGKLSFCSKFSSIIKHGGGQVFISLQRLVQSLKDGSTSHGIILVANEASASRHLSHCGLEHDIKTAPASWIIGSLFSGKLLPLKKDRCASFRRIKMPSFQQQHVFDMSQEI from the exons GTACTACCTTTCTCTTTGCATCTTTCTTCAGAAAGTGCTGCAGAACTCTCCCTAGTTGAAGGCAATGATAATCCTCAGGTACTAAACTCTGGTATGTGCAAAAGTCCATATCAAGGCTTTTGTGCAGATGGTCAGGAAGAAGAGGTCAATGCTGTGTCCCAGAATCAGTTTGAAGCTAAAGATCCTCAAGCTGATAAGCTGCCAGAAGTCTGTAAAGTGGTTAGCAAGGAAATCAATAAACCACTTAATGCAAGCAGACATAAAAAACATGATGTCTCTGGAGGAAAGGTTGATGTTCGGAAGCTCCGTAATGCAGATGAGAATGATGCGATTGAACTATCAATTGCTGCATCTGAGGCCATGGTTATTGCAGAGATGATACTTGCTGATTCTCAGTCTGATAAATTGGCTGCAGCTGCCTTAGAAGCCGCTCTACATGTGAAAGAAGCCCGGAAACAATTGTTCTTTGAGGAGCCAGAACATGCTTGTGGATCCTCTGAAATTGATCTTGACGAGACTGATTGGCTTGCAGAATTGGATGAAGCTGATATGGGTGATGTATTCCAAGATGTTGGCCTCTCTCTTGTTCATATTGCTTGTTCATATCAAGATCAAAACACAGGCGATTTGAAGCAACAAAACTCCCAGCCTAGTTGTCCCCCATGTGATGCAGACACACACATCTTAGAGAGTTGTTCTTCTGAGAATCAAAATAAAAGATGGAATAACCAAAATGCTGATAGTACTGACCACATATCTgattcttttgcaaataatcAGTCAGCTGGCGTGCTACCAAATGAACCAACTCCAAGCTATGATTCTGTAAAGCAAGCAGCTCTAGGTAAAACAATTTCATGCTCAAGAAATAAGAAAACTGGTCTCCAGGTGTCGGCTCAAAACAATGCTGCTTTGCATGGATGCTGGCAGCCTCTAGTAACAAATCAAAATATTCATAAG CAAGGTGGAGTTGCTGCACAGATGATTGTTGGTACAAAGAAGCATGTAAAGGATTTGTTCAACAAAGAAACTAGCTTCATTTCTGAGTCAATTAGCATCGATGAGTGCTGTTCTACATCTAGAGCAGCATCCATGGAAATTATCTCGTCTTCTAGAGCATCCTTTCATTGCAAAACTGAAGGCTTTTGTGAGGAAAATGAAGGTGCTGAAGCTGAAGAATTGTGCCAAGTAGTATGTTCGAGCTTGTCACTTGTTGATCCTCTATGTTCCATTGTTCCATGTAGCATATCTTGCGATGAAGGTCCCAATAGCCAGGCTCCTGTGTGCAAACAGAATGAAGGCAATGAGGGTCTCACTAGTCAGGCTCCTGAGTGTGAAGAGAGTaaaggagaggagaaagaaTTTATGTATCCCAAAGAATCGCCTAGGATGCAAGACCTGGATGGAGAGGCTGGTCCATCTTGTGTTCCTTTAGTTAAGTCACCAGAGTCTAATGTTCCATTCAGGCGAAGGAAATACAGTTCACTGAGGCCTTTTAGCACAATAGCACCTAAGTCAAACATGTTGGGAGGTACTTCAACTTGTAATGCTGATGTGGCTGTTTGTCGGCAAGAGAGATTCACACCAATTACTTTAAATAAGAATATACAGCGTGTGCAAGCAACTAAACAATTCACAGAAAATAATGTTGAAGCTGGAAGTTTGCAAGATTTCACTGTGGTTCAGAAGAAGCCATATTATTCTCAGGATGCCAGCGAGCATCAAATCAGAGAGCAACAGATCTCACGGGAAGTTTGTCAATCAACAGTGAATTTGAATGTTGGTAAACAGTACCTTAAAAGAAAAAGAGTCCAATTCTCGGAAGCTAAACTTTGTAGCAGAAGAACCAGGAGCAATAGAAGGATGCTAAGTAAATCTAGATTCAGTC GATCAGATAGCAGAGTAGAAGAGACACTGGATACCTGTGAGTACATCGATAGTAAAGAAGCCATATTTCAAGGAGTAGAATTTCTGTTGACTGGATTACATAATCACAAGGAGAAAGAAATTGAGTCTCTAATCCGAAAATTTGGAGGTTATGTTCTTTCCAAGGTGCCACAATTTCCacttgataaaagaaaaaacatggcTGAATTTCCAAGCTGGAAGCCTCCCACAGTACTTTCCCCTAAAAAG GTATCAACAGCTAAGTTCTTATATGGTTGTGCTATTGATGCCTGGATGTTGAATCCCAATTGGCTCTTCGATTCTCTTCAAGCCGGTGTCCTGTTGCCACCTGGAAA GTATTTAATTCGACAAAGGAGTGCTATGAAGCGTAGTTTGGCATTTGGATACTCACTTCACCCAAAATGTAATACATTGATATTTGATGGAGTAGGATTTTTGATCCATGGAAAACTCAGCTTCTGCTCAAAATTTTCCAGCATTATCAAG CATGGAGGTGGCCAAGTTTTTATCTCTCTTCAGAGATTAGTTCAAAGCTTGAAGGATGGAAGTACATCACATGGAATCATTCTTGTTGCAAATGAAGCAAGTGCATCTCGTCATCTAAGCCATTGCGGGTTGGAACATGACATAAAGACAGCG CCAGCAAGCTGGATCATAGGCAGCTTATTTTCTGGTAAACTTCTTCCTTTGAAGAAAGACCGCTGTGCTTCATTCCGTCGAATCAAGATGCCATCGTTCCAACAACAGCATGTATTTGATATGAGCCAAGAAATATGA